The following are encoded in a window of Mycobacterium vicinigordonae genomic DNA:
- the trpB gene encoding tryptophan synthase subunit beta, with the protein MADLSNPDLPRTSAAVVERTHHDPDQGGHFGSYGGRYVPEALMAVIEEVTVAYEKERVNQDFLDTLDKLQANYAGRPSPLYETTRLGRHAGSARIFLKREDLNHTGSHKINNVLGQALLARRMGKTRVIAETGAGQHGVATATACALFGLECVIYMGAVDTARQALNVARMRLLGAKVVSVETGSRTLKDAINEAFRDWVTNADNTYYCFGTAAGPHPFPTMVRDFQRIIGLEARAQIQQQIGRLPDAVVACVGGGSNAIGIFHAFLDDPSVKLVGYEAAGDGVETGRHAATFAGGSPGAFQGSYSYLLQDEDGQTIESHSISAGLDYPGVGPEHAWLKDIGRVQYEPINDTEAMDAFGLLSRSEGIIPAIESAHAVAGALKLGAELGRGAIIVVNLSGRGDKDVETAAKWFGLLDK; encoded by the coding sequence ATGGCAGATCTTTCCAACCCGGACCTTCCGCGTACCAGCGCCGCCGTCGTCGAACGAACTCATCACGACCCCGACCAGGGTGGGCATTTCGGTTCCTATGGTGGCCGCTACGTTCCCGAGGCGCTAATGGCGGTGATCGAGGAGGTCACTGTCGCCTACGAAAAAGAGCGCGTGAACCAGGATTTCCTCGACACCCTGGACAAGCTGCAGGCCAATTACGCCGGCCGTCCCTCGCCGCTGTATGAGACGACGCGACTCGGCCGACATGCCGGTTCGGCGCGGATCTTCCTCAAGCGAGAAGATTTGAACCACACCGGTTCTCACAAGATCAACAATGTTCTGGGTCAAGCGCTGCTGGCCCGCCGGATGGGCAAAACCCGCGTGATCGCCGAAACCGGCGCGGGCCAGCACGGCGTGGCCACCGCCACCGCGTGCGCGCTGTTCGGCCTGGAGTGTGTCATCTACATGGGCGCGGTCGACACCGCACGCCAGGCGCTCAATGTGGCGCGGATGCGGTTGCTCGGCGCCAAGGTAGTTTCCGTGGAGACCGGGTCGCGGACCCTCAAAGACGCCATTAACGAAGCATTCCGGGACTGGGTTACCAACGCAGACAACACTTATTACTGCTTCGGCACGGCCGCGGGTCCGCACCCGTTTCCGACTATGGTGCGTGACTTCCAGCGGATCATCGGTCTGGAGGCACGGGCGCAGATCCAGCAGCAGATTGGCCGGTTGCCCGACGCGGTGGTGGCCTGCGTCGGCGGGGGATCCAACGCGATCGGCATCTTCCACGCTTTCCTCGACGACCCTTCGGTGAAGTTGGTGGGATACGAGGCCGCCGGCGACGGTGTCGAGACCGGGCGGCACGCCGCGACTTTCGCTGGTGGCTCACCCGGGGCGTTCCAGGGTTCCTACTCGTATCTGTTGCAGGACGAAGACGGCCAGACCATCGAATCGCACTCGATTTCAGCGGGTTTGGACTACCCCGGTGTGGGTCCCGAACACGCGTGGCTCAAAGACATCGGACGCGTCCAGTACGAACCCATCAACGATACCGAGGCGATGGACGCATTTGGCCTGCTGAGCCGTTCCGAAGGCATCATCCCGGCCATCGAGTCAGCGCACGCGGTGGCCGGCGCCCTGAAGTTGGGTGCCGAATTGGGAAGGGGGGCGATCATTGTGGTGAACCTGTCTGGCCGCGGCGACAAGGATGTGGAGACCGCCGCGAAATGGTTCGGCCTGTTGGACAAGTGA
- the trpA gene encoding tryptophan synthase subunit alpha — protein sequence MTVHKSGTSRLKPVFGSCRSEGRAALIGYLPTGYPDVPSSVQAMTTLVESGCDIIEVGVPYSDPGMDGPTIQRATEQALSGGVRVRDTLAAVEAISAAGGRAVVMTYWNPVLRYGIDAFARDLAAAGGQGLITPDLIPDEAQSWFAASVEHGLDRIFLVAPSSTSERLAATVEASRGFVYAASTMGVTGARDVVSQAAPDLVGRVRAVSDIPVGVGLGVRSAQQAAQIGSYADGVIVGSALVSALAEGLPRLRALTEELAAGVRQRVSA from the coding sequence ATGACGGTGCACAAGAGCGGAACCAGCAGGCTCAAGCCGGTGTTCGGCTCGTGCCGCTCGGAGGGACGGGCGGCGCTGATCGGCTATCTGCCGACGGGTTATCCCGATGTGCCGTCGTCGGTGCAGGCGATGACCACTTTGGTCGAATCCGGTTGCGACATCATCGAAGTTGGTGTGCCGTACTCGGACCCGGGGATGGATGGCCCGACCATTCAGCGGGCCACCGAACAGGCGCTCAGCGGGGGAGTGCGGGTTCGGGACACACTGGCCGCGGTCGAGGCGATCAGCGCGGCCGGTGGACGTGCCGTGGTAATGACCTATTGGAATCCGGTGCTGCGCTACGGGATTGACGCGTTCGCGCGGGATCTCGCCGCGGCCGGAGGCCAGGGGTTGATCACCCCCGACTTGATTCCCGACGAGGCGCAGTCCTGGTTCGCGGCATCCGTTGAGCACGGCTTGGACCGCATCTTTCTGGTGGCGCCGTCGTCGACGTCCGAGCGGCTCGCGGCCACCGTCGAAGCATCACGCGGATTCGTCTATGCCGCGTCGACGATGGGTGTGACGGGGGCGCGTGATGTGGTGTCCCAGGCGGCACCCGACCTGGTGGGGAGGGTGAGGGCAGTGTCGGACATACCCGTCGGTGTCGGTTTGGGGGTGCGCTCGGCGCAGCAGGCCGCGCAGATCGGCAGCTACGCCGATGGTGTGATCGTGGGGTCAGCGCTGGTTTCGGCGCTGGCTGAGGGACTGCCGCGGCTGCGCGCGCTGACCGAGGAACTCGCCGCCGGCGTGCGACAAAGGGTGTCGGCATGA
- the lgt gene encoding prolipoprotein diacylglyceryl transferase, which produces MTLAASQMWLASFPSPPRGVWHLGPLPIRAYAFFIITGILIALVISDRRWVARGGERGLVYDIALWMVPFGLVGGRLYHLATDWRTYWGPGGAGTTAALRIWDGGLGIWGAVALGVVGAWIGCRRNGVPLPAFVDAVAPGVVLAQAIGRLGNYFNQELYGRETTLPWGLEIFYRRDPSGILSEHSLDGVSTGQVFAIVQPTFLYELIWNLLVFAALLYLDRRFVFGHGRLFAAYVALYCVGRFGVELLRDDTATHIAGIRINTFTSTFVFLGAVVYMILAPKGREDPALLRSRFADDETEDEAEEAEELAAVNTGSAVAGAAGDGGADAEPVDAGAVEEPAEEAASEQEVSDEAVAQVGEPVVLEGVAVVAGEVEEPADESAEPGVAEVAEVEPEAEAEVVDGAEVAEAESANEVTAEVETADDSAEETETQEVTAQAEEPAEPEVTEVTEVAGVESEAEAADAVVSEGEAEAEVVDGAEVAEAEPGPEVTPAQEAEAEAADAAEPETTEAADAVAEVAEPDGSEIEPVDAAADDAETAEPEAELLPAEPETAQLEAETEPTEADTEAAMPAESEPAKIDVPSDEASLSSLETAEAQEATGDDERKRFRLRLRRRRP; this is translated from the coding sequence ATGACTTTGGCTGCCTCGCAGATGTGGCTCGCATCATTTCCTAGCCCGCCGCGTGGGGTCTGGCACTTGGGGCCGTTGCCGATTCGCGCGTACGCGTTCTTCATTATCACCGGGATCCTGATTGCGTTGGTGATCTCCGATCGGCGCTGGGTGGCCCGCGGCGGTGAGCGCGGTTTGGTCTACGACATCGCGCTGTGGATGGTGCCCTTCGGTTTGGTTGGTGGCCGTTTGTACCACCTGGCGACGGACTGGCGTACGTACTGGGGTCCCGGCGGCGCCGGAACCACTGCCGCGCTACGGATCTGGGACGGCGGGCTGGGCATCTGGGGCGCGGTGGCACTTGGGGTGGTTGGTGCGTGGATCGGCTGCAGGCGCAATGGCGTTCCGCTGCCGGCCTTCGTCGACGCGGTTGCCCCCGGCGTGGTGCTGGCGCAGGCGATCGGCCGGCTCGGCAACTACTTCAACCAAGAGTTATATGGGCGCGAGACCACGCTCCCGTGGGGTTTGGAGATCTTCTACCGTCGCGACCCGTCGGGGATTCTAAGCGAGCATTCCCTCGACGGCGTATCGACGGGGCAGGTTTTTGCCATTGTGCAGCCCACGTTTCTTTACGAATTGATTTGGAATCTGCTGGTATTCGCCGCCCTGCTCTACCTGGACCGGCGGTTCGTGTTCGGCCACGGAAGGCTGTTTGCGGCCTACGTCGCGCTGTACTGCGTCGGACGGTTCGGCGTCGAGTTGCTACGCGACGATACGGCCACCCACATCGCCGGCATCCGGATCAATACGTTCACATCCACTTTCGTGTTCCTCGGCGCCGTGGTTTACATGATCCTGGCGCCTAAAGGGCGCGAGGATCCGGCACTGCTGCGCAGCCGCTTCGCCGACGACGAGACCGAGGACGAGGCGGAGGAGGCCGAGGAGCTTGCGGCTGTCAACACGGGATCGGCGGTCGCCGGTGCCGCCGGCGACGGCGGTGCTGATGCAGAGCCGGTGGATGCCGGGGCTGTCGAGGAACCCGCGGAGGAGGCCGCCTCGGAGCAGGAGGTCTCGGACGAGGCAGTCGCCCAGGTCGGTGAGCCCGTGGTACTCGAGGGAGTTGCGGTCGTAGCGGGCGAGGTGGAGGAGCCCGCGGACGAGTCTGCTGAGCCCGGGGTTGCCGAGGTTGCCGAGGTGGAGCCTGAGGCTGAGGCTGAGGTAGTTGACGGGGCGGAGGTGGCTGAGGCCGAGTCCGCGAACGAGGTGACTGCCGAGGTCGAGACCGCCGACGACTCTGCGGAGGAAACCGAAACTCAGGAGGTGACGGCCCAGGCGGAGGAGCCCGCTGAGCCGGAGGTTACCGAGGTTACTGAGGTTGCCGGGGTGGAGTCCGAGGCCGAGGCTGCTGACGCCGTGGTTTCGGAGGGCGAGGCTGAGGCTGAGGTAGTTGACGGGGCGGAGGTGGCTGAGGCCGAGCCCGGGCCCGAGGTAACGCCGGCACAAGAAGCAGAAGCCGAAGCGGCCGACGCGGCGGAGCCGGAAACTACCGAGGCCGCCGACGCGGTGGCCGAGGTCGCCGAGCCCGATGGGTCCGAGATCGAGCCCGTTGATGCTGCCGCCGATGACGCTGAAACTGCAGAACCCGAAGCCGAATTGTTGCCGGCAGAACCCGAGACCGCGCAACTTGAAGCTGAAACCGAACCCACGGAGGCGGACACCGAGGCGGCGATGCCGGCGGAATCCGAGCCGGCGAAAATCGACGTGCCCTCCGACGAAGCCAGCCTGTCCAGTCTGGAGACGGCGGAAGCGCAAGAGGCGACCGGCGACGACGAGCGCAAGAGATTCAGGCTCCGATTGCGCCGCCGACGCCCGTAA
- a CDS encoding DUF2752 domain-containing protein, whose protein sequence is MRPSRPGDDEHSPTRNRLAVAGSAVLLTGALAYIGVADPHNPDSAYPQCPFKWLTGWNCPACGGLRMTHDLLHGHFAASVHDNVFLLLTIPLLAAWILLRRHRAKSWLPVTTLVTVVVLATAWTVVRNLPGFPLVPTVLGG, encoded by the coding sequence GTGCGGCCGTCACGGCCCGGCGACGACGAGCACAGCCCGACCCGCAATCGCCTTGCCGTAGCCGGTTCGGCGGTGCTGCTGACCGGTGCCCTGGCTTACATCGGAGTCGCCGACCCGCACAACCCGGACTCCGCCTACCCGCAGTGCCCGTTCAAGTGGCTCACCGGCTGGAACTGCCCGGCCTGCGGAGGTTTGCGAATGACCCACGACCTGCTGCACGGACACTTCGCGGCGAGCGTGCACGACAACGTTTTCTTGCTGCTCACCATCCCGTTGCTGGCGGCATGGATCCTGCTCCGGCGCCACCGCGCAAAGTCCTGGCTGCCGGTCACCACCCTCGTCACCGTCGTGGTGTTAGCCACCGCCTGGACGGTGGTGCGCAACCTTCCCGGCTTTCCTTTGGTGCCAACGGTTCTCGGCGGTTGA
- the pyk gene encoding pyruvate kinase — MTRRGKIVCTLGPATRQDDLLKALVEAGMDVARMNFSHGDYSDHQAAYERVRKASDATGRAVGVLCDLQGPKIRLGRFASGPTYWADGETVRITVADCEGTHDRVSTTYKRLAKDAMAGDRVLVDDGKVGLIVERVEDDDVVCKVVEGGPVSNNKGISLPGMNVSAPALSSKDIDDLTFALKLGVDLVALSFVRSPSDVELVHEVMDKVGRRVPVIAKLEKPEAIDNLEAIVLAFDAVMVARGDLGVELPLEEVPLVQKRAIQMARENAKPVIVATQMLDSMIENSRPTRAEASDVANAVLDGADALMLSGETSVGKYPLQAVQTMSRIVCAVEQNSTAAPPLTHVPRTKRGVISYAARDIGERLDAKALVAFTQSGDTVRRLARLHTPLPLLAFTDLPEVRSQLAMTWGTETFIVPHMKSTDGMIREVDRSLLELGRYKRGDLVVIVAGAPPGTVGSTNLIHVHRIGEDDV, encoded by the coding sequence GTGACTAGACGCGGAAAGATCGTCTGCACTCTCGGACCCGCCACGCGGCAGGATGATTTGCTCAAGGCGCTGGTCGAAGCGGGAATGGACGTCGCCCGCATGAACTTCAGCCACGGCGATTACAGCGACCACCAGGCTGCCTACGAGCGGGTCCGGAAAGCCTCGGACGCCACCGGTAGAGCGGTCGGCGTCCTCTGCGACCTGCAGGGCCCGAAGATCCGGCTGGGCCGTTTCGCGTCCGGTCCCACCTACTGGGCCGACGGTGAAACGGTTCGCATCACCGTCGCAGACTGCGAGGGAACCCACGACAGGGTCTCTACCACCTACAAGAGGCTGGCCAAGGACGCCATGGCGGGCGACCGGGTACTCGTCGACGACGGCAAGGTGGGTCTGATCGTCGAGCGCGTCGAGGACGATGACGTGGTCTGCAAGGTCGTCGAGGGCGGCCCGGTCAGCAACAACAAGGGGATCTCGCTACCCGGCATGAACGTGTCGGCGCCTGCCCTGTCGAGCAAGGACATCGACGATCTGACGTTCGCGTTGAAGCTGGGCGTCGACCTGGTGGCCTTGTCCTTCGTGCGCTCACCCTCCGACGTCGAGCTGGTTCACGAGGTGATGGACAAGGTCGGGCGGCGGGTACCGGTGATCGCCAAGCTAGAGAAGCCCGAAGCCATCGACAACCTCGAGGCCATCGTGCTGGCCTTCGACGCTGTCATGGTGGCGCGCGGCGACCTGGGCGTCGAGTTGCCCCTGGAAGAGGTCCCGCTGGTGCAGAAGCGGGCTATCCAGATGGCCCGGGAGAACGCCAAGCCGGTGATCGTGGCGACCCAGATGCTGGACTCGATGATCGAGAACTCGCGGCCGACCCGGGCCGAAGCCTCCGACGTCGCCAACGCCGTGCTCGACGGCGCAGACGCGCTGATGCTGTCCGGCGAGACCTCGGTGGGCAAATACCCCCTGCAGGCGGTCCAAACGATGTCCCGAATCGTCTGCGCAGTCGAGCAGAATTCGACAGCCGCGCCGCCGTTGACGCATGTGCCGCGCACCAAGCGCGGCGTCATTTCCTACGCGGCCCGCGATATCGGTGAGCGGCTCGACGCCAAGGCCCTGGTGGCGTTCACGCAATCCGGCGACACCGTGCGGCGGCTGGCCCGCCTGCACACCCCGCTGCCACTGTTGGCATTCACCGACCTGCCCGAGGTGCGCAGCCAGCTGGCGATGACCTGGGGGACGGAGACGTTCATCGTTCCGCACATGAAGTCGACCGACGGCATGATCCGCGAGGTCGACAGGTCGCTGCTCGAACTCGGCCGCTACAAGCGCGGTGACCTGGTCGTCATTGTCGCCGGTGCGCCTCCCGGAACGGTCGGCTCAACCAACCTGATCCACGTGCACCGCATCGGCGAGGACGACGTCTGA
- a CDS encoding acyl-CoA thioesterase II has protein sequence MSDFDELLAVLDLDRVTDDRFVGAHPSKNPMRTFGGLLVAQSFVASTRTLARDDLPPSNVSVHFVNGGDTAKDIEFQVVALRDERRFANRRVDAVQDGVLLSTTMVSYMAGGPGLDHSVEPPHVPEPETLPTIGELLLGYEETVPHFVNALQPVEWRYTNDPAWVMRDKGDRLDYNRVWIKAKGKLPDDPVLHTATMLYSSDTTVLDSVITTHGLSWGYDRIFAASANHTVWFHRQVDYNDWVLYSTSSPVAAESRGLGTGHFFDRSGQVIATVVQEGVLKYFPTAKR, from the coding sequence GTGTCGGATTTTGACGAACTGTTGGCGGTTCTGGACCTCGATCGCGTCACCGACGACCGGTTCGTCGGAGCCCATCCCAGCAAGAACCCGATGCGCACCTTCGGTGGATTGCTGGTCGCACAGTCCTTTGTCGCGAGTACTCGCACACTGGCCCGCGACGACTTGCCGCCCAGCAACGTGTCAGTGCATTTCGTCAACGGCGGCGACACCGCTAAGGACATCGAATTCCAGGTGGTCGCGTTGCGCGACGAGCGTCGGTTCGCCAACCGGCGCGTCGACGCGGTGCAGGACGGCGTGCTGTTGTCCACCACGATGGTCTCCTACATGGCCGGCGGCCCCGGACTTGACCACAGTGTCGAGCCCCCGCACGTCCCGGAGCCCGAAACGCTGCCGACGATCGGCGAGCTGCTGCTCGGCTACGAGGAGACCGTCCCGCATTTCGTCAACGCGCTACAGCCGGTCGAGTGGCGCTACACCAACGACCCGGCCTGGGTGATGCGCGACAAGGGCGACCGGCTGGACTACAACCGAGTTTGGATCAAAGCCAAGGGCAAGCTGCCCGACGACCCGGTGCTGCACACGGCCACCATGCTGTACTCCTCGGACACGACCGTGCTGGATTCGGTGATCACCACCCACGGACTGTCCTGGGGCTACGACCGGATCTTCGCAGCGTCGGCCAACCACACGGTGTGGTTTCACCGGCAGGTCGATTACAACGACTGGGTGCTGTACTCGACGTCGTCACCGGTTGCCGCCGAGTCCCGCGGTCTGGGTACCGGACATTTCTTCGATCGCTCCGGCCAGGTGATTGCCACGGTCGTCCAAGAGGGCGTGCTGAAATACTTTCCCACTGCGAAAAGATAA
- a CDS encoding TIR domain-containing protein, translated as MQRDYDAFLSYTRRDRQATAGIQHGLHRIGRKVGQLRALRVFRDDTDLAASPDLWGKITEALDRSRYLVAVLSPQAAESYWVNREISYWLEHDGRERLLLVLAGGRLQWDAVHQRFDPESSSATPPALAKPGTLPAEPFFVDVSGDAPWDAQAPALREKITALAAPIHGLPKDQLASDDLRERRRSRRLRATAVAGLVMLTVVAVVAALFALVQQREAVHQRQEALRQRDQAVAVKLASQGRAMLAGIQPGGDLRAIQQILAAPVIAPGTEMGALLNTLVVRQWTVKMFPLAQASLGVTALSPDGRRIVSASDKALRMWDAETGAPIGGPLIGHTEAVSSVAFSPDGARIVSGGRDDVVRLWDAATGTPIGAPLTGHTDAVSAVVFSPDGARIVSGSWDKTLRLWDARTGAPIGVPLTGHTGQVTDVDISSDGGRVVSGSTDNTVRLWDARSGAALGGPLTGHTDDVSSVAFSPDGQRVVSGSWDNTLRLWDARTGAPIGAPLIGHTDQVTSVAFSPDGQRIVSGSADKTLRLWSAASGAALGEPLAGHTGQVTSVAFGPGGRRIVSGGADDMLRVWDPDATLSTVLTGHTAPVETVAFSPDASRIVSGGSDNTLRLWDAATGAPIGAPLAGHTNQVNSVAFSPDGSRIVSGSSDTTLRLWDAATGAPIGAPLQGHTSGVTSVAFSPDGLRIVSGSADKTLRLWDARSGAPVGAPLTGHTGFVECVAFSPDGRRIASGGWDNTLRLWDASTGAPVGKPLVGHSRAVRDLAYSPDGRRIVTASWDTTLRIWDAVTGTPIGAPLTGHTAVVRAVAYSHDGIYIVSGSADTTLRLWDAGTGAPVGVPLTGHDEVLTGVAFSPDGHRIVSASQDQTLRLWPGPSAWPELLCNKITANMSRGQWRDWVSPDIGYRAVCPGLPIASG; from the coding sequence GTGCAGCGAGATTACGACGCATTCCTGTCGTACACGCGTCGCGATCGCCAGGCCACTGCCGGCATCCAGCACGGTCTGCACCGGATCGGGCGGAAGGTGGGACAGCTGCGTGCGCTGCGTGTGTTCCGCGACGACACTGATTTGGCTGCCAGCCCTGACCTGTGGGGCAAGATCACCGAGGCGCTCGACCGCTCCCGTTACCTGGTTGCCGTGCTGTCACCGCAGGCTGCCGAATCGTATTGGGTCAATCGGGAAATCAGCTACTGGCTCGAGCACGACGGCCGGGAGCGGCTGCTGCTGGTGCTCGCCGGCGGGCGCCTCCAGTGGGACGCCGTGCACCAGCGATTCGATCCCGAGTCGTCTAGCGCGACGCCGCCAGCACTTGCCAAGCCGGGGACGCTGCCGGCGGAGCCGTTCTTCGTCGACGTCAGCGGTGACGCGCCGTGGGACGCGCAGGCTCCGGCGCTGCGGGAGAAGATCACCGCGCTGGCCGCCCCGATCCACGGTCTGCCCAAAGACCAACTGGCCAGCGATGACCTGCGCGAACGCCGCCGGTCACGCCGCCTGCGTGCGACGGCTGTGGCGGGGTTGGTGATGTTGACCGTGGTGGCGGTGGTGGCCGCGCTGTTCGCCCTCGTGCAGCAGCGTGAGGCGGTCCATCAGCGGCAGGAAGCGCTGCGCCAGCGTGACCAGGCGGTTGCGGTGAAGTTGGCCTCGCAGGGCCGCGCGATGCTCGCCGGGATCCAGCCGGGCGGCGACCTGCGCGCCATTCAGCAGATCCTGGCAGCCCCGGTGATCGCGCCGGGCACCGAGATGGGCGCCTTGCTGAACACCCTGGTCGTGCGCCAGTGGACCGTCAAGATGTTCCCGCTGGCCCAGGCGTCGCTGGGGGTCACGGCGCTAAGCCCGGACGGGCGACGCATCGTCTCGGCCAGCGACAAGGCCTTGCGGATGTGGGACGCCGAAACCGGCGCGCCGATTGGTGGGCCACTGATCGGCCACACCGAGGCCGTATCGAGCGTGGCGTTCAGTCCGGACGGGGCACGCATCGTCTCCGGCGGCCGCGACGACGTGGTGCGGCTGTGGGACGCCGCGACCGGTACGCCGATCGGCGCCCCGCTGACTGGGCACACCGATGCGGTATCGGCCGTGGTGTTCAGTCCGGACGGGGCACGCATCGTCTCCGGCAGTTGGGACAAGACGTTGCGGCTGTGGGATGCCCGGACCGGCGCACCGATCGGCGTGCCGCTGACCGGCCACACGGGCCAGGTGACCGACGTGGATATCAGTTCCGACGGCGGCCGCGTTGTCTCGGGAAGCACCGACAACACGGTGCGGTTATGGGATGCGCGAAGCGGCGCTGCGTTGGGGGGCCCGCTGACCGGGCACACCGACGACGTCTCCAGCGTGGCGTTCAGTCCCGACGGACAACGCGTCGTGTCCGGCAGTTGGGACAACACGTTGCGGCTGTGGGATGCCCGGACCGGCGCACCGATCGGGGCGCCGCTGATCGGCCACACCGATCAGGTAACCAGCGTGGCGTTCAGCCCGGACGGGCAACGGATCGTGTCCGGCAGTGCCGACAAGACGCTGCGGCTGTGGAGCGCAGCATCCGGAGCGGCCCTGGGGGAACCGCTGGCCGGGCACACCGGCCAGGTGACCAGTGTGGCGTTTGGCCCCGGTGGGCGGCGCATCGTCTCCGGTGGCGCCGACGACATGCTGCGGGTGTGGGATCCCGACGCGACATTGAGCACGGTGCTGACCGGGCACACGGCGCCCGTCGAAACCGTGGCGTTCAGCCCCGACGCGAGCCGCATCGTCTCCGGTGGCAGCGACAACACGTTGCGGCTATGGGACGCCGCGACAGGTGCCCCGATCGGCGCCCCGCTCGCGGGACACACCAACCAGGTCAACAGCGTGGCGTTCAGTCCCGACGGGAGCCGCATCGTCTCCGGTTCCAGCGATACGACGTTGCGGTTGTGGGACGCCGCGACGGGTGCCCCGATCGGCGCCCCGCTGCAGGGTCACACCAGTGGGGTGACCAGCGTGGCGTTCAGTCCGGACGGTCTGCGGATAGTTTCCGGAAGCGCGGATAAGACGCTGCGGTTGTGGGACGCACGCAGCGGCGCACCCGTCGGCGCGCCGCTGACCGGGCACACCGGTTTCGTGGAATGCGTGGCGTTCAGTCCCGACGGGCGGCGAATCGCCTCTGGCGGCTGGGACAACACGCTGCGGCTCTGGGATGCGAGCACCGGCGCGCCCGTCGGCAAGCCGCTGGTCGGCCACTCGCGGGCGGTTCGCGATCTGGCTTACAGTCCCGATGGGCGGCGTATCGTCACCGCGAGTTGGGACACCACCCTGCGGATCTGGGATGCGGTGACCGGCACACCGATCGGCGCTCCGCTGACCGGACACACCGCCGTGGTGCGCGCCGTCGCCTACAGCCACGACGGGATCTACATCGTGTCCGGTAGCGCCGACACCACGTTGCGGCTGTGGGACGCTGGCACCGGCGCGCCGGTCGGTGTCCCGCTCACCGGGCACGACGAGGTTCTCACCGGTGTGGCGTTCAGTCCCGACGGTCACCGCATCGTCTCGGCTTCCCAAGACCAGACTCTGAGGCTATGGCCGGGTCCGTCGGCATGGCCAGAATTGTTGTGCAACAAGATCACTGCCAACATGAGCCGGGGACAATGGCGCGACTGGGTATCTCCGGACATCGGTTACCGCGCGGTGTGCCCGGGGCTGCCGATCGCGTCCGGTTAA
- a CDS encoding bifunctional lysylphosphatidylglycerol flippase/synthetase MprF, translated as MRVPSVGLTQRIRAHERVVVQVDSLALRCAGAAALVGAAAWLVIVLTQHHRDAEFAGRLHWSLTVLAAVTFIARGIFLGRPVTVMHAVAAILTLFAGLSAHVLGFALLGGVLIAGSGLVLMWPMTAHPRPEDLPRVWTLIERTHRDPLAPFAMQTGKCYHFDQTGTAALAYRTRMGFAVVSGDPIGAEQQFPALVADFTALCRSYGWRIVVLACSERRLGLWTAGAVLGQSLTAVPIGRDVVIDVPTFSMSGRKFRNLRQTVRHTHNRGITTEILAEQALSDAQRAELADVLRASPKGAHFDRGFCMSLDGVLEGRFPGVRLIIARDGAGRVQGFDRFTTAGAGSEISLDVPWRRRDAPNGIDERLSVDMIEAARKAGAQRLSLAFAAFPELFEYHQRGVLRVCYLLVHLLDPWIALESLCRYLQKYHAMEARRYAVVSLTQVVPLLFVLLSLEFMPRRRRL; from the coding sequence GTGAGAGTGCCGTCAGTTGGACTGACCCAGCGCATTCGGGCCCACGAACGCGTTGTGGTTCAAGTCGATTCGCTGGCGCTGCGCTGTGCCGGCGCAGCAGCCCTAGTTGGCGCGGCGGCCTGGCTGGTGATCGTGCTCACCCAACACCACCGGGACGCCGAGTTTGCGGGACGCCTGCACTGGTCGCTGACCGTGCTAGCCGCCGTGACGTTCATCGCGCGCGGCATCTTCCTGGGCCGTCCGGTCACGGTCATGCATGCGGTGGCCGCGATACTGACCCTGTTTGCCGGACTGAGCGCGCATGTGCTGGGATTCGCACTTCTCGGCGGGGTACTGATCGCGGGCTCCGGACTGGTTCTGATGTGGCCGATGACTGCGCACCCGCGTCCCGAAGATTTGCCGCGGGTATGGACGCTGATCGAGCGAACGCACCGAGATCCGTTGGCGCCCTTCGCGATGCAAACGGGCAAGTGTTATCACTTCGACCAGACCGGCACGGCGGCCCTGGCGTACCGGACCCGGATGGGCTTCGCTGTGGTCAGCGGCGATCCGATAGGTGCTGAGCAGCAGTTCCCAGCGTTGGTCGCCGACTTCACTGCGCTCTGCCGCTCCTACGGGTGGCGGATTGTGGTGTTGGCCTGCAGCGAGCGGCGCCTTGGTCTGTGGACCGCTGGCGCCGTGCTCGGTCAGTCCTTGACGGCGGTGCCGATCGGGCGGGACGTCGTGATCGACGTCCCGACTTTTTCGATGTCCGGACGCAAGTTCCGTAACCTGCGCCAGACCGTCAGACACACTCACAACCGGGGTATCACCACCGAGATCCTGGCCGAGCAGGCGCTCAGCGATGCGCAGCGGGCGGAGCTGGCCGACGTGCTGCGAGCTTCACCTAAGGGCGCCCACTTCGATCGCGGTTTCTGCATGAGCCTCGACGGTGTGCTCGAGGGCCGCTTCCCGGGGGTGCGGTTGATCATCGCGCGCGACGGGGCGGGGCGAGTACAAGGATTCGACCGGTTCACCACCGCGGGTGCGGGGAGCGAGATTTCCCTCGACGTGCCTTGGCGCCGGCGGGACGCCCCAAACGGGATCGACGAGCGGCTCAGTGTTGACATGATCGAGGCCGCGAGAAAGGCTGGGGCACAACGTCTCTCACTCGCTTTTGCGGCATTTCCCGAACTCTTTGAGTACCATCAGCGCGGTGTGCTGCGGGTGTGTTATCTCCTTGTCCACCTGCTGGACCCATGGATCGCGCTGGAATCATTGTGCCGGTATCTGCAGAAGTACCACGCGATGGAAGCGCGCCGTTATGCCGTGGTTTCGCTGACGCAGGTGGTGCCGCTGCTGTTCGTGTTGCTATCGCTGGAGTTCATGCCGCGTCGGCGTCGCTTATGA